In Dyadobacter subterraneus, a single genomic region encodes these proteins:
- a CDS encoding sulfatase family protein translates to MKRSLNKISFLSVIFLSCGLLLAFQNTVHKEAKPFNILLFTADDLDRNSLGCYGSKVPDISPNIDKFAGQSLRFEHAFVNAAICAPSRGILATGLYGHNSGVTGFVKMKPGSQIPILVELLRAQNYELGILSKVGHSTPKADFKWDFTFDQADLGDGRSPKAYYEKTKAFFAQASQKGKPFYFMVNSDDPHRPYHNPKEPLKNGAEAPSRIYSPDEITVPGFVTDLPKVRQELSYYYNSTRRLDDTFGRVMQALEESGQAENTLVIFLSDNGIAIPFAKANTYYASNRTPFLVRWPAVTKAGTVNKKDLISSVDYFVTILDILKIPFTGKTNGRSFLPLLEGKTQTGRDKIFTQIDTKQAGGPTPMRSVVTSDFSYIFNAWADGERVYRNNNEGLTMKALEEAAGNNPDAAERVKSFRYRSEEELYDLKKDPDGLHNLINDPAFKYRVQSARKDLETWMSKTNDPLLKVFQNRNSPKVMLEAFYKVYPGAQKADLDKANYSVGKAFEE, encoded by the coding sequence ATGAAGCGTTCGTTGAATAAAATTTCATTTTTATCGGTAATATTTCTTTCTTGTGGATTGCTTTTGGCATTTCAAAACACGGTCCACAAGGAAGCAAAACCGTTCAATATTCTGCTTTTTACAGCAGATGATCTGGACCGGAATTCACTGGGTTGTTATGGTTCGAAAGTTCCGGATATTTCTCCGAATATTGATAAGTTCGCCGGTCAGTCGCTGCGTTTTGAACATGCTTTTGTGAATGCAGCCATTTGCGCTCCGAGCCGGGGAATCCTGGCAACGGGACTTTACGGACATAACAGTGGCGTTACAGGTTTTGTAAAAATGAAACCAGGTAGCCAAATTCCTATTCTGGTTGAATTATTGAGAGCGCAAAACTATGAGCTTGGAATTCTTAGTAAAGTAGGTCATTCCACACCGAAAGCTGATTTTAAATGGGATTTCACTTTTGATCAGGCTGATTTAGGTGACGGCAGAAGTCCAAAAGCTTACTATGAAAAAACGAAAGCTTTTTTTGCACAAGCCAGTCAAAAAGGAAAACCTTTTTATTTTATGGTCAATTCTGATGATCCTCATCGTCCTTATCACAATCCAAAAGAGCCCTTAAAAAACGGGGCGGAGGCGCCTTCAAGGATTTATTCACCTGATGAAATTACAGTTCCGGGTTTTGTAACGGATCTTCCCAAAGTGCGCCAAGAGCTGAGCTATTATTACAATTCAACACGTAGACTGGACGATACTTTTGGCAGGGTAATGCAGGCACTTGAAGAATCCGGACAGGCTGAAAATACGTTGGTCATATTTTTATCCGACAACGGTATTGCCATTCCTTTTGCCAAAGCAAACACCTATTATGCCAGTAACCGGACGCCATTTCTAGTGCGTTGGCCAGCGGTCACCAAAGCAGGAACTGTTAATAAAAAGGACCTGATTTCAAGTGTTGACTATTTTGTTACCATTCTTGATATATTAAAAATACCATTCACTGGAAAAACAAACGGAAGGTCTTTTTTGCCATTATTGGAAGGCAAAACGCAGACGGGCAGGGATAAAATATTTACCCAGATCGATACAAAACAGGCCGGCGGCCCAACGCCGATGCGTAGTGTGGTCACTTCTGATTTTAGTTATATTTTCAACGCCTGGGCTGATGGAGAAAGAGTTTACCGAAATAATAATGAGGGATTGACAATGAAGGCGCTTGAAGAGGCTGCGGGAAATAATCCGGATGCTGCGGAGCGTGTAAAATCATTTCGCTACCGTTCCGAAGAGGAATTGTATGATTTAAAAAAAGATCCTGACGGACTGCATAACCTTATAAACGATCCCGCATTTAAATACAGAGTGCAATCTGCAAGAAAAGATCTTGAAACTTGGATGTCAAAAACCAATGATCCGCTTTTGAAAGTTTTTCAAAACAGAAATTCTCCGAAAGTCATGCTGGAAGCTTTTTATAAAGTATATCCTGGTGCACAAAAGGCTGATTTAGACAAAGCAAATTATAGTGTTGGTAAGGCTTTTGAAGAATGA
- a CDS encoding arylsulfatase — protein sequence MNRFNSIVLLIWILFISIDFTTNAQQTTKAPKNGNNVASVKTERPNMIVILADDMGFSDIGSYGGEIPTPNIDMLADKGLRFSQFYNNARCCPTRASLLTGLFPHQAGIGRMSEDPEDPKANDEGTDGYRGYLSKNSVTISEVLKTAGYHTYMSGKWHVGMHGKEKWPLQRGFEKFYGILSGGSSYLKPFPPRGITTGNSDPAYDFPDDYYTTNAFTDNAINFITEQKDKNPFFLYLAYTAPHWPLQAQEKDIELFKDKYLIGWDSVKHERLRKQTVMGINKTEWGLAQREMRPWNELSAAEQKDVAYRMSVYAAQVYRMDQNIGRLIATLKKENKLDNTLIVFLSDNGACGEPYKELGGKGQEEINDPGKFWVVSYGTGWANTSNAPFKKWKNSTYEGGIAAPFIAYWPKGIKEKSGKWSTTPHHIIDLLPTLIDVAGVTYPKSFNGNSIMPTEGLSMLPDFIKGDSKTHDYMYWEHEENCAVRHGNWKGVKRLPAGKWELYNLEIDRTERNNVADQHTDIVKDLDEKWQNWADTHKVFPKGRNYFK from the coding sequence ATGAACAGATTTAATAGCATTGTCCTTCTGATTTGGATATTATTTATCTCAATAGATTTCACTACCAATGCCCAACAAACCACCAAAGCGCCAAAAAACGGAAATAATGTAGCTTCGGTCAAAACAGAGCGGCCAAATATGATCGTCATCCTGGCTGATGATATGGGTTTTTCTGATATTGGTAGTTACGGAGGCGAAATTCCTACACCGAATATTGATATGCTTGCTGATAAAGGACTTAGGTTTTCGCAGTTTTATAATAATGCAAGATGTTGCCCGACACGCGCAAGTCTTTTGACCGGACTTTTTCCGCATCAGGCAGGTATCGGCCGCATGTCAGAAGATCCGGAAGATCCAAAAGCCAATGATGAAGGAACGGATGGATACCGCGGTTATCTCAGCAAAAATTCTGTAACAATTTCCGAAGTTTTGAAAACGGCTGGTTATCATACTTATATGTCGGGCAAGTGGCATGTAGGCATGCATGGAAAAGAAAAGTGGCCGTTGCAAAGAGGTTTTGAAAAGTTTTACGGAATACTTTCAGGCGGATCAAGTTATCTGAAACCGTTTCCACCGCGCGGTATTACAACCGGAAATAGTGATCCGGCTTATGATTTTCCGGATGATTATTACACAACAAATGCTTTCACGGATAACGCAATCAATTTCATAACTGAACAAAAAGACAAAAATCCATTCTTTTTATATCTGGCATATACCGCTCCGCACTGGCCCTTGCAAGCGCAGGAAAAGGATATTGAATTGTTCAAGGATAAATATCTGATCGGTTGGGATTCTGTAAAACATGAAAGGCTGAGAAAACAAACGGTTATGGGAATTAATAAAACCGAGTGGGGTCTTGCTCAACGGGAAATGAGGCCATGGAATGAACTCAGTGCTGCGGAACAAAAGGATGTTGCGTACCGGATGAGCGTTTATGCGGCCCAGGTTTACCGAATGGATCAGAACATTGGAAGACTAATCGCTACGCTGAAAAAGGAAAACAAACTGGATAATACGCTTATTGTTTTTCTGTCTGACAATGGTGCTTGTGGTGAGCCTTACAAGGAACTGGGCGGAAAAGGGCAGGAGGAAATAAATGATCCGGGCAAATTCTGGGTGGTATCGTACGGAACGGGTTGGGCAAATACCTCAAATGCACCTTTCAAAAAATGGAAAAATTCCACCTATGAAGGGGGAATTGCAGCTCCGTTTATTGCTTACTGGCCAAAGGGAATTAAGGAAAAATCGGGAAAATGGAGTACAACGCCACATCATATTATTGACTTGTTACCGACTTTAATTGACGTCGCCGGCGTAACTTATCCGAAATCATTTAATGGAAATTCAATCATGCCCACGGAAGGATTAAGTATGTTACCTGATTTTATAAAAGGCGACAGTAAAACCCACGATTACATGTATTGGGAGCATGAAGAAAACTGTGCGGTTAGACATGGAAACTGGAAAGGTGTGAAACGTTTACCTGCCGGGAAATGGGAACTTTACAATCTGGAAATTGACCGAACCGAAAGAAATAATGTAGCAGATCAACATACTGATATCGTAAAAGATCTGGATGAAAAATGGCAAAACTGGGCTGATACGCACAAGGTTTTTCCAAAGGGTAGAAATTATTTCAAGTAA
- a CDS encoding sulfatase — MKISDIPVKLLGLTLILFLSEINVTLAQKNEKYNVLFIAVDDMNDWIGPFGGYEGIKTPNIDKLAKKGVVFKRAYCSAPACNPSRASLLTGVRPSTSGVYHNNQPWRPVLKDAVTLPQYFTANGYEVKGAGKIFHNSFNDQASWPVYFDVPHSPEPPKKPVNGFANFDWSPVDVKDEDMGDFKVVNQGIDFFGKKHEKPFFLAIGLTRPHLPWYVPQKYYDQYPLSEIKRPKVTENDLADVPAAGVKIAKPNGDHKFIKEHDQWEKAVQGYLASITFADGQIGRLLDALDKSQYAKNTIIVFFGDHGWHLGEKEHWRKFALWEEASRVPFIVYAPGISTLNGVSDRTVNLMDIYPTLVDLCKLPAKKELEGNSIAALLKNPAAPWKHPSVTTHGFGNHAVRSEKYRYIRYNDGSEELYDHDVDPLEWKNLAKEPKYAAVKSELAKSLPTLNAKDAPTVKESGE, encoded by the coding sequence ATGAAAATATCAGATATTCCCGTAAAGTTGCTTGGTCTGACATTGATTCTTTTTCTGTCCGAAATCAATGTTACTCTCGCGCAAAAAAATGAAAAGTACAACGTTCTCTTCATCGCCGTAGATGATATGAACGACTGGATCGGGCCATTTGGCGGTTATGAAGGAATTAAAACACCTAACATTGACAAGCTTGCCAAAAAAGGTGTTGTTTTTAAACGGGCTTATTGTTCGGCCCCGGCCTGTAATCCGTCGCGTGCAAGTTTGCTGACTGGTGTCAGGCCTTCAACATCAGGTGTTTATCATAATAATCAGCCTTGGCGACCGGTGCTAAAGGATGCGGTCACTTTACCTCAGTATTTCACAGCCAATGGTTATGAGGTAAAAGGTGCGGGTAAAATTTTCCATAATTCCTTCAATGACCAGGCATCCTGGCCAGTCTATTTTGATGTGCCGCATTCTCCTGAACCACCTAAAAAACCGGTAAACGGTTTTGCAAATTTTGACTGGAGTCCCGTGGATGTGAAAGACGAAGACATGGGAGATTTTAAAGTAGTTAACCAGGGAATTGATTTTTTTGGCAAAAAACATGAAAAACCTTTCTTCCTGGCAATTGGACTTACCCGTCCTCATTTGCCCTGGTATGTTCCACAGAAATATTATGATCAGTACCCCTTGTCCGAAATAAAACGACCGAAAGTGACTGAAAATGATCTGGCTGATGTGCCGGCTGCGGGGGTGAAAATAGCAAAGCCAAACGGAGATCATAAGTTTATTAAAGAACACGATCAGTGGGAAAAGGCGGTTCAGGGTTATCTGGCCAGTATTACTTTTGCTGATGGGCAAATCGGCCGGCTTTTGGACGCACTTGATAAAAGCCAGTATGCCAAAAATACAATTATTGTTTTCTTTGGAGATCATGGATGGCATCTGGGCGAGAAGGAGCACTGGCGTAAATTTGCACTTTGGGAAGAAGCTTCCCGCGTTCCGTTCATCGTTTACGCCCCCGGGATTTCGACGCTAAACGGGGTTTCCGACAGAACTGTGAACCTGATGGATATTTATCCAACACTGGTTGACCTTTGTAAATTACCTGCAAAAAAGGAACTGGAAGGTAATAGCATCGCTGCGCTTTTGAAAAATCCGGCGGCTCCGTGGAAACATCCATCGGTGACGACGCACGGCTTTGGAAATCATGCGGTTCGTTCTGAAAAATATCGTTATATCCGTTACAACGATGGTTCGGAGGAATTGTATGACCATGATGTAGATCCGCTTGAATGGAAAAATCTGGCAAAAGAACCAAAATATGCGGCAGTGAAAAGTGAATTGGCTAAATCCCTGCCCACCTTAAATGCAAAAGACGCGCCTACTGTTAAAGAATCAGGCGAATAA
- a CDS encoding family 43 glycosylhydrolase, producing the protein MIKNIIWSAGFWTLLILPLAIFGQDQKTVSDRKFSDPTAPVGNKSLTVPDIIRPILDVWMRDTYVMYGPDGNYYLTGTTASPNRIFPNGTPHCWDYNDGIYLWKSKDLKSWQKLGLIWSFDKNAADWQKKGKPVLAGAKSVNNDALDSLYRAVWAPEIHYIKGQKRWLIVACLNGGQGSFILESTSGKPEGPYRNIAGNADKPIFKNIDASLFEDDNGDVYVVGHNHFIAKMKPDLSDLAEPFRQFAETPYNPEPYIEGVFLTKHDGKYQLLQTVWSVPKKDGTYTYLKDNENPKLVYSYDVVVAESANINGPYGERYPAILEGGHNNLFKDKKGELWSSTFFNPRGLRGAKYSPTCRPAIVPVKWKNGKLLPDAVRAEQFYSK; encoded by the coding sequence ATGATAAAAAACATAATTTGGTCAGCGGGATTTTGGACTTTGCTAATACTTCCATTAGCGATCTTTGGTCAGGACCAAAAAACGGTCTCTGATCGTAAATTCAGCGATCCAACAGCTCCTGTTGGCAATAAATCACTGACAGTTCCTGATATAATTCGTCCGATTTTAGATGTCTGGATGCGGGATACGTATGTGATGTATGGTCCGGATGGGAATTACTACCTCACAGGTACAACGGCCAGTCCAAACAGAATTTTCCCAAATGGCACGCCTCACTGCTGGGATTATAACGACGGAATATATCTGTGGAAATCCAAAGATTTAAAATCCTGGCAAAAATTGGGGCTGATATGGAGCTTTGATAAAAACGCGGCAGACTGGCAAAAGAAGGGAAAACCGGTTTTGGCTGGCGCAAAATCTGTTAACAATGATGCTTTGGATTCATTATACCGTGCGGTTTGGGCTCCTGAAATTCACTATATCAAAGGTCAGAAAAGATGGTTAATTGTAGCTTGTCTGAACGGCGGACAAGGTTCATTTATTCTTGAAAGCACGTCAGGAAAACCGGAAGGACCCTATCGAAATATTGCAGGAAATGCTGACAAGCCAATATTTAAAAATATTGATGCCAGTTTGTTTGAAGATGATAACGGCGATGTATATGTAGTTGGCCACAATCATTTCATTGCAAAAATGAAACCTGATCTGAGTGATCTGGCTGAGCCTTTCCGGCAATTTGCAGAAACTCCATACAATCCTGAACCTTATATTGAAGGTGTATTTTTGACAAAACACGACGGAAAATATCAGCTTTTGCAGACGGTTTGGTCTGTGCCTAAAAAAGATGGAACTTATACGTATTTGAAAGACAATGAAAATCCAAAACTGGTATATAGCTATGACGTTGTGGTTGCAGAATCAGCCAATATTAATGGTCCGTACGGCGAGCGGTATCCTGCAATTCTGGAAGGTGGACATAATAATCTTTTTAAAGACAAAAAGGGCGAACTTTGGTCCTCAACCTTTTTTAATCCACGTGGATTGAGAGGTGCAAAATATTCGCCGACTTGCAGACCTGCCATCGTTCCGGTAAAATGGAAGAATGGGAAATTGTTACCAGATGCAGTACGTGCAGAGCAGTTTTATTCAAAATAA
- a CDS encoding sulfatase family protein, with protein MKKNEKSVILTLRYRTLFYLMIALIVLGQNKIIAQKAIKDVRPNIIIIMADDLDSRQISCYGGQNLKTTNIDALAKEGLRFTNIYTSEAMCVPTRASLFTGLYPARHGAFQNHKSVNDTLKSVGHYLTDVGYRVGLTGKDHVTKPKSVFPFDIINGFEPECVSPTDDYQLEDVKKYIKLDTKPYCLFVMSINPHAPWTIGDTTEFNPAKLQLPKEWVDTPMTRRQYVKYLAEVRRLDNQVGDITKLLKETGQDKNTIVIFMGEQGAQFPGGKWNLWDAGQKSSMLIKWPGRVKSSSVTDAIVQYEDISPTLIDIAGGTPIPGLDGKSFLPVVLAKSKTARQYAYGIHNNIPAGDAYPIRSIRDDRYKLILNLSSEKPYFNKALMNGEDKNKKTVWSSWLIKADKNQEAKRLTERFVNRPPVEFYDTLNDPSEFSNLAADPAHQDKIKELKKELLEWMQQQKDKGAEMDIGYSKNP; from the coding sequence GTGAAAAAAAATGAAAAAAGCGTGATTTTAACACTTCGTTACAGGACTTTATTTTACCTGATGATTGCGTTAATAGTGCTCGGGCAAAATAAAATAATTGCCCAAAAAGCAATTAAGGATGTCAGGCCTAACATCATAATTATTATGGCTGATGATCTGGATAGCAGACAAATCAGTTGTTATGGAGGACAGAATCTAAAAACCACCAACATTGATGCGCTGGCAAAAGAGGGGCTTAGATTTACTAATATTTATACCTCCGAGGCCATGTGTGTACCCACGAGGGCGTCACTTTTCACGGGATTATATCCGGCTAGGCATGGCGCTTTTCAAAATCATAAATCTGTTAATGATACCCTGAAAAGTGTTGGACACTATCTTACGGATGTGGGGTACCGGGTCGGGTTGACGGGCAAGGATCATGTGACGAAACCCAAGTCGGTTTTCCCTTTTGATATTATCAATGGTTTTGAACCAGAATGTGTCTCGCCAACAGATGATTATCAGTTGGAAGATGTGAAAAAATATATCAAACTGGACACGAAACCGTATTGTCTTTTTGTAATGAGCATCAATCCGCACGCACCTTGGACGATTGGTGATACGACTGAATTTAACCCGGCAAAATTGCAGCTTCCTAAGGAATGGGTAGATACGCCAATGACCCGCAGACAATATGTCAAGTACCTTGCGGAGGTAAGACGGCTGGATAATCAGGTTGGAGATATTACAAAACTTCTGAAAGAAACCGGGCAGGACAAAAATACAATTGTCATTTTTATGGGCGAACAAGGAGCACAATTTCCCGGCGGAAAATGGAATCTTTGGGATGCAGGTCAGAAAAGTTCTATGCTTATAAAATGGCCGGGTCGCGTAAAATCATCCTCCGTAACCGACGCTATTGTACAGTATGAAGACATTTCCCCAACACTTATTGACATTGCTGGCGGAACTCCGATACCTGGTCTGGATGGAAAAAGTTTCCTGCCTGTTGTTTTGGCAAAAAGCAAAACGGCTCGTCAATATGCTTACGGCATTCATAATAATATTCCGGCAGGTGATGCATATCCAATCCGAAGTATTCGTGATGACAGGTATAAGCTGATCCTGAATTTATCCTCGGAAAAACCGTATTTTAATAAGGCGCTCATGAATGGTGAGGATAAAAACAAGAAAACGGTTTGGTCTTCATGGCTTATTAAGGCAGACAAAAATCAGGAAGCCAAAAGACTGACTGAACGTTTCGTAAACCGCCCGCCAGTCGAATTTTATGATACTTTAAATGATCCTTCCGAATTTAGTAATCTTGCAGCTGATCCAGCTCATCAGGATAAAATTAAAGAACTAAAAAAGGAATTGCTTGAGTGGATGCAACAGCAAAAAGATAAAGGAGCTGAAATGGATATAGGCTATTCAAAAAATCCTTAA
- a CDS encoding sulfatase-like hydrolase/transferase, with product MKQITHFIALVLMLLIAINTFAQKTVPNIILILADDMGKECIGAYGSTYKTPNIDKLAKEGLKFNYGFAQPLCTPSRVQIMTGKYNYKNYSQFGHLNQDQKTFAHLAKEAGYATAIAGKWQLGANQRLPKHFGFDQYCLWQLSKPRRDGERYAKPLIDRDGEILKTTDDDYGPDIFTDYLLDFIEKNKDKKFLAYYPMALVHDPFLPTPNSKNWKTNVEGRHKKDTLNFRDMVTYSDKNVGKIIQKLKDLNLYENTIIVFTGDNGTGRAVVTPLKNGGKVNGGKGLTLDRGHHVPLIVNWGTGKYKAHETDDLVDFTDFLPTIADIIGKPVPKTWDTDGTSILPQIRGEKGTPRKWIFSHYSPNHSEGANKESARFFRDRHYKLYSDGRFYDLVKDSEEKSPIEKGKAGAEGEKARILFQAQLAKLPAWKFGDPNVAKVILPGLEPVAGFADKGD from the coding sequence ATGAAACAGATCACTCATTTTATAGCACTGGTTTTAATGCTGCTAATTGCTATAAACACTTTCGCCCAAAAAACAGTGCCGAATATTATCCTGATTCTGGCTGATGACATGGGGAAAGAATGTATCGGGGCCTATGGCAGTACTTACAAGACACCTAATATCGATAAACTGGCCAAAGAAGGATTGAAATTCAATTATGGATTTGCTCAGCCGCTTTGTACACCATCCCGTGTGCAGATTATGACGGGAAAGTACAATTATAAAAACTATTCACAGTTTGGGCATTTGAATCAGGATCAAAAGACTTTTGCGCATTTGGCGAAAGAGGCTGGCTATGCCACGGCTATTGCCGGGAAGTGGCAGTTAGGTGCAAATCAAAGATTACCAAAACATTTTGGGTTTGATCAGTATTGTCTGTGGCAATTGAGTAAACCGAGGCGAGACGGCGAAAGATATGCGAAGCCCTTGATTGACCGGGATGGTGAAATTTTGAAAACGACGGACGATGATTACGGACCCGATATTTTCACCGATTATCTTCTTGATTTTATTGAAAAAAACAAAGACAAAAAGTTTCTGGCCTATTATCCAATGGCGTTGGTACACGACCCTTTTCTTCCAACACCCAACAGCAAAAACTGGAAAACGAATGTCGAAGGCCGTCATAAAAAAGACACATTAAACTTTCGGGATATGGTAACTTATTCAGACAAAAATGTCGGTAAGATTATCCAGAAACTGAAAGATTTGAATCTGTATGAAAATACGATCATCGTTTTCACCGGGGATAATGGCACGGGAAGAGCTGTGGTAACGCCGTTAAAAAACGGTGGTAAAGTAAACGGTGGAAAAGGCCTGACGCTGGACCGCGGACATCACGTGCCGCTGATCGTAAATTGGGGAACCGGAAAATATAAAGCCCACGAAACGGACGATCTGGTTGACTTTACCGATTTCCTTCCAACGATCGCGGACATAATCGGCAAGCCGGTTCCCAAAACCTGGGATACGGATGGTACCAGTATTTTGCCACAGATCAGAGGTGAAAAAGGAACGCCAAGGAAATGGATTTTCTCGCATTATTCCCCGAACCATTCAGAAGGAGCGAATAAAGAATCTGCGCGGTTTTTCCGTGACCGGCATTACAAGCTTTATTCGGATGGACGTTTTTATGATCTGGTAAAAGACAGTGAAGAAAAGTCTCCGATAGAGAAAGGAAAAGCGGGAGCTGAAGGCGAAAAAGCCAGAATACTTTTTCAGGCTCAATTAGCGAAACTGCCAGCCTGGAAATTTGGTGATCCAAATGTTGCCAAAGTTATTCTCCCTGGTCTGGAACCGGTTGCAGGTTTTGCCGACAAAGGAGATTGA